A region from the Salifodinibacter halophilus genome encodes:
- a CDS encoding MATE family efflux transporter yields MRDLTQGSIPKHLISLAVPIGIGMLFQMLYVLIDLYFVSRLGDAAIAGVGAAGNLQFLVMA; encoded by the coding sequence ATGCGCGACCTCACCCAAGGCTCGATTCCCAAACACCTGATCTCGCTCGCCGTGCCCATCGGCATCGGCATGCTGTTCCAGATGCTGTACGTGCTGATCGATCTCTACTTCGTCTCGCGCCTGGGCGATGCCGCCATCGCCGGCGTCGGCGCGGCCGGCAATCTGCAGTTCCTGGTCATGGCGAT